The Desulfopila inferna region AACAGGGAGGAGAACACATGTCAATCGTTACCAAGGAAAAATTGGATCGTGTCTATGATGCCTACAAAAGCGGTAATCTCAGCCGCCGAGACTTTCTCAAATACCTTACCATGGCAGGCGCCACCATCGGCCTGATGGGAAGTCCTTTCGGCAAGATGCTCGGCAATGCCCAGGCAGCGGAATCCATCAGATTCGACGGCTGGGGTGGAAGTACCTCAGAGGCATTCCGCAAATACGCCTTTGAGCCCTTCACCGAAGCTACCGGCATCAAGGTAATCGACGGCGAGTTCGGTGACATGGACTCGTATCTCACCAGGGTCAAGGCCTCTTATCCACCGGGCGGTGAATTTAATATCGCCCACCTCAGTGCCGTCTTCGATTACGCCCGTTATGTCGATCTGGGATTCTCCACGGAACTGGACGAGGCGAAAATCCCCAACCTGGATCTGGTGATGAAAGCCATGATCAAGCCGCTACGCGATATTACCGGCGGCACTCTGTCTGCTGTCCCCTATGATCTCGGTCAGACAGGCATCGCCTACAACACCACCAAGATAAGCAAGGAAAAGGCTGAAAAAATGGGCGCCTCCCTGCTCTGGGACAAGGAACTCAAAGGCAAGCTGGGCAGCTGGGGCGGCGACTTCAGGACCAATATGTGGTATGCCGCGCTGCACACCGGTCAAAGTCCAAACAACATGACCGATATCGATGCCATCTGGGCAGCCCTGCGTGAACAGCGCGATCTGATGAAAAAATACTGGAGCTCAGGAGCCGAACTCATGAGTCTGCTGGCCAACGAGGAAATCTACGCCACCTCCGCCTGGTCCGGCAGGATCGCCGCTCTGCAGCAGGAAGGACATCCCATCGGCTACCTCTCTCCGAAAGGCACCTACTCCTGGATGGAATATCTTTTTGTGCTCAAGGGGACAGACCTTGAAGTTGCTCAGCAGCTGCTTAACTTCATGCTCGAGCCGGAAGCCGCCATCGCCGTGGCCGAGGGACAGAACTATCCGCCGAGCCTCGATCCCACCAAGGTTGAATTGCCGGAGAGTATCAAGAAACTTCCGGCCTTTGATCCAACCGGTACACTGGAAGGGTATCTTTTCGCCGAACCTGAATACTGGAATGCGCACCAGTTGGAATGGACGGAAAAATGGGACCGCATCAAGGCAGGCAGCTGATTAACCACAACCCGGGCGTATTGATTTTTTCCATCACCCAAAAAATCAATACGCCGCAGCACAGCAGCACGGGCCGGGCATGGGAGCCCGGCCAGGTTATCGTATAATTTGGAACATGGAGAAAAGGACAGTGGCAACCGGCAAGAAACAGCCTATTGTGGAATTCAGAGGCATAATGAAACGGTTCGACAATATCGTCGCCGTTGAAAAGATGGATTTTGATATCGAGGAAGGCAGCCTGGTAACCCTGCTAGGACCTTCCGGCTGCGGCAAGACTACACTGCTGCGCATGGTGGCTGGTCTTGAGGATCCCACCGAGGGCGATATCTTCATCAAGGGAAAACGGATCAACGATACTCCGATCCATAAGCGCAATCTCGGCATGATCTTTCAGAACTATGCTCTTTTTCCCCATAAGAACATCTTTGACAATGTGGCCTTCGGCCTGAAATACCGCAATGTATCAAAGGATGAGATCCGGGAAAAGGTGGCCAGAGCTTTGGAAATGGTCCGCCTTCCCAACGTGGAAAATCGTATGCCCAGCCAACTCTCCGGCGGCCAGCAGCAGCGTATTGCCATGGCGCGCGCCATTGTCATCGAACCGGATGTCCTGCTCATGGACGAGCCGCTCTCAGCTCTTGACGAAAATCTGCGCGAAGAGATGCGCCGAGAGGTCGACAACCTCCAGGAACTGCTGGGCGTGACCACCATATTCGTCACCCACGATCAGCGCGAAGCCCTGTCCATGTCCGACAAAATCCTGGTGATGAAAGAGGGGCGCAAACAGCAGGAAGGCGATCCGCAGACGGTGTACAACGAACCGATCAATCATTTTGTCGCCGATTTCCTGGGGCACTCCAACTTTATCAAAGGCGAGATTGTCGAGGTTGAAAAAGAGCATGTCCGGGTCAAGATTGAAACAGGCGACCTGCTTATCGCCGACAACAAAAATATGTTCAGCCAGGGAGATCGGGTTGAGTTGGTGGTCCGGGCGCAGCGCTTCGATCTTTACCCCATGGAGGAGTTTGACGCTACTGAAGGAATGAATGCCTTCGAGGGCAAGATCAAGGATCGCAGCTATATGGGCGGTGAGGTCAGCTATTTTATCGAACTCGGCGGCGGTCGGGAGATCCATATCATCAGTATGATGAGAACCAGAATCTATAATGTCGGGGAGAAGGTCAGTGTCGAGGTAGCACCGCACCATTGCCATCTCATTCCCATTGAATGAAGCGGATCTTTACTGTAGAATTGCATTAAACCTGAAAACAGACATTATCGTTTTCAGGTTTTTCGTTTTTAAGTATTCTCCACTTTCTTTCTCCACCATAAGGGGACAACGATGCTCAACCTGGAGCAGGCCGTGCAGGGATTTACCGGCCGTTATTCAAATTTTCTGCGGACCATCGACTCGCACACCCAGGGCGAGCCGACCCGGCTACTGCTCGGCGGCGTCGATCTGCCGGGAAAAACCATCGCCGAAAAACGGGATATTTTCGCTGCCCGCCACAACAATATACGTATGCTGCTGACCTGCGAACCCCGTGGCCACCGCGACATGTTTGCTGCCATGGTCACCGAGCCGGTCAGCCCGGAAGCGCTGTTCGGGCTGATCTATATGGACGCCAGGCGCTTTCCCTATCTCTGCGGTCATGCCACTATCGGTGCGGTCACAACGCTGGTGGAAACGGGAGCCATCGAGGTGGATAACGGCGACACGGTTATCACTATCGATACTCCCTCCGGTCCCTTGCAGGCCCATGCCCATATCCGCGACGGCCGGGTCGAGTCCGTCGGCCTGGAGATGGTGCCCTCCTTTGTCTCCCAGACCGGCAGCCTCCTGTACATCCCCGAGTTCGGTGAGATCAGCATCGATCTTGTCTATGTCGGCGGCTTCTTTGCCATGGTGTCGGCGGCCGACATCGGCATCGATCTTATTCCCGCCAACAGCAACAAACTCATCTCCCTGGGCATGGAGATAATCGAGGCGGCCAACCGCACGCTTGAAGTCCGCCATCCTCAGCGGCCCGAGGTCAAGACCGTTGACGTTGTCGAATTCTATGCCGAGGACGGCAAAGGCGGCGAAGGACGCGGCACCAGCGTGGTCATCTACGGGCAGTCGCATATGGACCGCTCGCCCTGCGGCACCGGTACCACCGCCAAAATGACCTTGCTCCACCATAAGGGCAAACTGAAACCCGGGCAGGTTTACCGAAACAGCAGCCCGCTGGGCACGGTTTTCGAAGGTGAGATAATCCGGCTGGAGAAGATCGGCAATTTCGAGGGCATCGTGGCCCTGGTCAGGGGAAGCGCGGTGATGACCGGATCCCATCAGTTTGTCATCGATCCGCAGGATCCTTTTCCGGAGGGTTTCCTGCTGTGAGCGACATGAAGAGGACATATCCTGCTCCTGAAATCATTCTCTACAACGGTTTCTTTGCCGACAGGGACACCGCCGCGCCCATCATCGCCGGAGCACAGGCATTGGCCATTGGCCGCGGCCGCATCATGGCCATTGGCTCTAACGACGACATTCTGCCTCTGGCTTCAGCGGACACCGAAAAAATCGATCTTGGCGGCAGGCTGACGGTGCCGGGCTTCATCGATACCCATATCCACTTCT contains the following coding sequences:
- a CDS encoding extracellular solute-binding protein; this translates as MSIVTKEKLDRVYDAYKSGNLSRRDFLKYLTMAGATIGLMGSPFGKMLGNAQAAESIRFDGWGGSTSEAFRKYAFEPFTEATGIKVIDGEFGDMDSYLTRVKASYPPGGEFNIAHLSAVFDYARYVDLGFSTELDEAKIPNLDLVMKAMIKPLRDITGGTLSAVPYDLGQTGIAYNTTKISKEKAEKMGASLLWDKELKGKLGSWGGDFRTNMWYAALHTGQSPNNMTDIDAIWAALREQRDLMKKYWSSGAELMSLLANEEIYATSAWSGRIAALQQEGHPIGYLSPKGTYSWMEYLFVLKGTDLEVAQQLLNFMLEPEAAIAVAEGQNYPPSLDPTKVELPESIKKLPAFDPTGTLEGYLFAEPEYWNAHQLEWTEKWDRIKAGS
- a CDS encoding ABC transporter ATP-binding protein yields the protein MATGKKQPIVEFRGIMKRFDNIVAVEKMDFDIEEGSLVTLLGPSGCGKTTLLRMVAGLEDPTEGDIFIKGKRINDTPIHKRNLGMIFQNYALFPHKNIFDNVAFGLKYRNVSKDEIREKVARALEMVRLPNVENRMPSQLSGGQQQRIAMARAIVIEPDVLLMDEPLSALDENLREEMRREVDNLQELLGVTTIFVTHDQREALSMSDKILVMKEGRKQQEGDPQTVYNEPINHFVADFLGHSNFIKGEIVEVEKEHVRVKIETGDLLIADNKNMFSQGDRVELVVRAQRFDLYPMEEFDATEGMNAFEGKIKDRSYMGGEVSYFIELGGGREIHIISMMRTRIYNVGEKVSVEVAPHHCHLIPIE
- a CDS encoding proline racemase family protein, which gives rise to MLNLEQAVQGFTGRYSNFLRTIDSHTQGEPTRLLLGGVDLPGKTIAEKRDIFAARHNNIRMLLTCEPRGHRDMFAAMVTEPVSPEALFGLIYMDARRFPYLCGHATIGAVTTLVETGAIEVDNGDTVITIDTPSGPLQAHAHIRDGRVESVGLEMVPSFVSQTGSLLYIPEFGEISIDLVYVGGFFAMVSAADIGIDLIPANSNKLISLGMEIIEAANRTLEVRHPQRPEVKTVDVVEFYAEDGKGGEGRGTSVVIYGQSHMDRSPCGTGTTAKMTLLHHKGKLKPGQVYRNSSPLGTVFEGEIIRLEKIGNFEGIVALVRGSAVMTGSHQFVIDPQDPFPEGFLL